A segment of the Cinclus cinclus chromosome 3, bCinCin1.1, whole genome shotgun sequence genome:
GAGGGAGGAAGTTGGAAATGAAACTTGTGCTTTATTTTCACTTGCTCAGGGAATTTGTATTATGAGGTGGATATAGAGTCGGATTTAAGATTCCTTGTTTTTCACTGCAAACTTGCTAGAATTTTTCCTCATCATCGCTGTTTAGCGATGTATTCAGGTGGTAGAAGCAACAGCCTGAGCTTCATGCAGGACCTTCCTTCCATCCATTCCTGACAGCCAATTTCCCACTGCTTCCATCTCCTGCAGGTCCTTTTATCTTTGCGGATATCTTGGACTACAAGAACCTGCGGGAGATCGTGGTGAACAACCGCATCACGTGGCTGTTCCACTACAGCGCCCTGCTCAGCGCCGTGGGAGAGGCCAACGTGCCCTTGGCCAGAGCTGTCAATATCACTGGTCTCTGCTGCCTTTTGAGTGCCTAAAGATGGGTCaggagaggttttggggggagatatcagggaaaggttcttccccagagggtgtCGGGCACTGGAAGGGCTCCTCAGGGAATGGTGACATTGCCAAAGCTGCCAGcgctccaggagagtttggatgATGctctcagggtgggattgttgtgGGGGGTGACTGTACAGAGCTAGGAGTTGGACTGGGTGATCTTGATGGTTGTCTTCCAGCTGAGAATATTCTGTAATTCCCACAATGTCTtgagaaagcagaaatgttctgataaattctgttgttttggggtttttttccaggtttaCACAATGTTCTGGATATTGCAGCTGAGCATAATTTGAGGCTCTTTGTTCCAAGCACCATTGGAGCCTTTGGACCCACCTCTCCTCGAGATCCAACTCCTGATCTCTGCATTCAGAGACCAAGGACAATCTATGGAGTCTCCAAGGTCCACGCTGAGCTCATGGGAGAAGtgagaattttttattttattcatttcctAAAAGGTCTGGGAGAATTTCACTGAAACAGGTTTTTcaaagaagctgtggttgcccctggatccctggaagtgtccaaggccaggttggacagggcttggagcagcctgggatagtggaaggtgtccttgtccTTGGCTGGGGTTGGAATATtctttaaagtctcttccaacccaaaccattccatgattctatgattggAATTTCACTGCCTTTTTTAGGATTCCTCactccttttccccatttttccttccttcagacTTCAGTACTCAGCAGTAGTTCTGAGGCAGCTCTGAAGGTCAAATATCTTTTGAGCTTTGTTGGGAAAAGCACAAAGCATGGGAAGCTGGCAAACAGCTGACTTTCAGTGtaatttctttccctgttttttatGCTTTGGCCTCTGTGCCAATGTGAATGGCACAGCAGAAAGGACACTGCACAAAGCCTTGTGACAGCAGGTACACAATGATGACTTTTCACTCCTCTCCAAAAAAAGACTTAAGAGCCAAAGCCTTGTGAGCCTGCACATGCACAACTTCTCTTTTGGCTTTGTAGTTATTTataaacaacatttttaaagctgatATCTTTATACAGTTTCCTTATGTAGGTCTGAGGACTGTATTGTCCTGGAAAGTCTCACAAACTTGGGAATGTTCCGTTTCTGAGCATTGTAGACCCTGCATGAATAACATGACAATCTATGTCAAAGATCCATATCTACTGATGTGGATGTGAGCTGGAAAAGGGCAAGCAGGGAGatcagctgccaggcagggTATGAGGATTGTTCAgtaattcctttcctttcatccctgtcctgggacagCTGAAGGTCCATCCTGTGTCagattttttcctgtgaaatcaTTGGCTGTGTGACCAACTCTTGGTGTGTaactctgtgtttttccctccttccccagtaCTACCACTACCGCTATGGCCTGGACTTCCGCTGCCTCAGGTATCCAGGGATTATCTCTGCTGATTCCCAGCCTGGGGGGGGAACAACTGGTGAGTGACTGGTGCATGACAAGAGAGCTGGGGAGGACTTTTCACAAGGACATGAAATGACAGGatacagggaatggcttctcactgctgctgggaagggttagatgggatactgggaagaaattctgcCCTGTGAAGGTGGTGGGGCCCTggtacaggttgcccagagaagctgtggctgtcccatccctgtaaGTGCCCAAAGCCAGTTTGGGAGGATTGGAGCCtcctggggtagtggaaggcatcccttcccatggcagaggattggaactggatggtctttgAGCttccttccaagccaaaccactgtGATTTCATGATGAATACCACCCAGTCCTGCTGCCAGATTTGAGACAGGAAACTTTGGGGTTTGATCTGAGGTTTATTGACTGTCGCGAAGTGCACAACACAGATCATAGACATCCATTATTCTCTTCCCCAGATTATGCTGTCCAGATTTTCCATGATGCCATAAAGTCTGGCAAATTCAAGTGTTACTTGAGGCCAGACACCCGGCTGCCCATGATGTACATCGATGACTGCCTGAAGGCCACGCTGGAGGTCATGGAGGCTCCTGCAGAATCCCTGACCATGAGGACCTACAACATCAGTGCCATGAGCTTCACTCCTGAGGAGCTGGCCCAGGAGGTGCAGAAGTATGTCCCTGAGCTCCAGATGACCTACAACGTGGATCAAGTCAGGCAGGCCATAGGTTAGTatcttccctggcagcaggtaAGTAAAAACATCAGCAGGGACAAAATAAagtctcttttctttttaggaACTGACAAATTACTCCTGTGCAGTTCAAGTCTTATGGTTCAAAATTCAGCTTTAGTAGTGATGAAACATCTCAAAGTTCAGAGAGATTTTTCCTTAACCTCACCTTTCTTggtcctttttcttttttttttcccctgcagctgACAGCTGGCCCATGAACTTCGATGACAGCAACGCCCGCAGGGATTGGGGTTGGAAACACGATTATGACCTCCCTGAGCTGGTGACCACGATGTTTAGCTACCTTGGGTCTGACTCTAGGATTGCCCAAGCTAACTGAAATGCTTTCAGATGTTTCCAGATTTCCACAGAGGACCAGGAAGAAATGGCTGAATTTTAGTTTCTAATATTCTGAGTCTTAGAGCATGTCAGTTACTAATTTTCGTAAGTAGCGACAGAGTTGGGCAAAAGCATCCTGTAGCTGGAATATCCTTTAGATAAACAACAGCACTGGGTGCTGTCCCccaaacacagcactgctgacaaACACATATTTCTTGAACTTTCACACTTAGGGAAAACCACCAAATGTAGCACTTACTCCTGGCTAATGGCTCTCCAATCATTCCTGCCTCTTCCTTGGCAAACAGCGTGGGATGGcattgtccagcctggcctttcAGGCATATCCCAAAAAGTTAATGATGGGTTTTGCATTTTCCTGGTGGGGGATGTTAGGTTGTAGCAAGATCCTTTTTACTCTTTGCTTACAAAAGAGACATCAGAAGAGCTGTTTCATGTTTCCAAATTGCAGGGGATCATTGCAATTCTAGTTTGAAATCAAACTTTGCTCAATAGCTCCTATTTATAATCTCTCTTTAGTGCTATGTAAGCATACACTTTTCTATACCAAGGGCATACAGAGTAGCATTCTTATGATGCTGCTTATAAATGTGAAGTGGAATAGAACTTGAATCCTCATcatgctttaaaaaacccaGGGTTTACAAGCAAAAAGCTTTGTCCTGTTCTCTGCAGTTGTTGCTGCCTTCAGTGTAACGTCGGAGGGAGAGGAATTGTTCCATGGATGTGAGTCTGGCTGGGATTTCAGGGAGGCCAAGCCCCAGCCTGGGCTTCTTAGCAGTACTTTTGGTTCTCCCAGTTGTTTGGTGTCCCTGCATAGTGTCAGATAGCCTGGAGCAAGTTATAAAGgtgggctgaggatggagcctTACAGTAGAGTCGGATCAGCCTTGAAAATCTTTCCTGTTTCACCCAATTTTCCACGTGCACTGTGTTTGTAGATGCTGTTTATATGTAACTCATACCCTTTTATTCTTCAGAGAGGGATCCAGAAGCTGAAACCATCTTAGCTACAGCAAAGGGCTGTTCTGCTTGTTGAGTTTCATACACAGGAGATTCTGGGATGAACAAGGGAGTTTCAGTAGATGTGTGAGAGGAAGAGGTGTCAGTTCAAAAGCTACTTAGGAGACTTCAGGAAATGACAAACTGGAGAGACAGAAAAGTCATTGTAGGTAAAATACCAGTTTCCATGGATGTGAGCCTGAGCTGTGAGCTACTCTAGCTGAGAAACAGCCTCTGGGAGCTttggactttattttttttaaaagaaaaaatttcttccattttcaaaATGACTGGAAATTCCCTacaggaacttttttttttttttttttgtgtgtgtgtcttgtaTACTCCAGTAGTGTGTGTAGCTAAAAGCattcaggtatttttatttttttgcctacAACTTGTTTGCTCCGTTTTCTGTGACGGTGCTGTGGTGGTTATGAGTCTGTTGTGTTCTCTGTAACCCTGCCATGATCAGTCTTTGTCTCTTTGTGCAGGAGTTCTTCTGCACGGAAGCAACCTTCCAGTGAAGATTCTGTGGTGAAACCcagttatttcaaatatttgttaCACTTGTATCTCTTGGTTTTGTACTTATTTTATCCATTAATCAGTGGGCAAAGTAGGAATTTCCCAAGTATCTAAGCTCAAGGGTTGTGGCTGTtactgaaacatttttatattgtttACATTGCTGAAAGGACAAGTTTTTAAACTTTGGCCACTGTTGTAACTCTCATGTAGCTCAAGTGTAACTTTTGGCCCAATGGGCCAGTGAAGTCGGCCCTCCTTTCACACCCCGcgagcagagctgggctttgtCCTCTGCCCTGCCCAAAAGGAAGGGATCCAGACTGGATTATCTCCAGGGACCT
Coding sequences within it:
- the LOC134042374 gene encoding L-threonine 3-dehydrogenase, mitochondrial-like, which produces MPILRNLGRAASQLLQSSGCGCGVSLVPVRAIGVSPRQVASDASFHSVTFSESDHPRVLITGGLGQLGVGLAKLLRKRFGKNNVILSDIRKPADNVFYSGPFIFADILDYKNLREIVVNNRITWLFHYSALLSAVGEANVPLARAVNITGLHNVLDIAAEHNLRLFVPSTIGAFGPTSPRDPTPDLCIQRPRTIYGVSKVHAELMGEYYHYRYGLDFRCLRYPGIISADSQPGGGTTDYAVQIFHDAIKSGKFKCYLRPDTRLPMMYIDDCLKATLEVMEAPAESLTMRTYNISAMSFTPEELAQEVQKYVPELQMTYNVDQVRQAIADSWPMNFDDSNARRDWGWKHDYDLPELVTTMFSYLGSDSRIAQAN